The Desulfovibrio sp. G11 region GCCCACCAAGGGCAACATTGAGGGCGGCCTGACGACCATTGAGGAAAAAGCCCTGGGCAACGTCCAGAAGATCGGCCGCAAGGCGCCTGTGGTCGGCTGCCTCGACAAGGCCGAGTCTCCCACCGGTCCCGGCCTGTGGTTTATGGATTCCTCTTCCGCTGCTGCCGAAATGGTTACCCTGTGTGCCGCTTCGGGCTTTGTGGCCCACTTCTTCCCCACCGGCCAGGGCAACATCATCGGCAACCCCATTCTGCCGGTCATCAAGCTCTCGGCCAACCCGCGCACCGTGCGCACCATGAACGAGCATATCGATGTGGACGTTTCCGGTCTTCTGCGCCGGGAAATAAACATGGACCAGGCGGGAGACATGCTGCTTGAAATGCTCATCCGCACCTGCAACGGCCGCAATACCTCGGCTGAAGCCCTGGGTCACCGTGAATTTATCATGACCCGGCTTTACGAAAGCGCGTAAAACACGTTTCGGGGGAAAGGGCTTGTGTCCTTTCCCCCGAAACATCTTCACTACTTGGGCCTAAAAAGGAGGACCGTATGAGAATAAAGACTGCATTGCCCAGCCTTTTGTTTACACTGGCCCTGATACTGGCCGCCGCTCCGGCGTACACGGCGTATCCTGAAAAGCCGGTCAGCATGATCATCGCCTTCACAGCCGGCGGCTCAAGTGATGTTCAGGCCCGCATTATGCAGAAATATTGGGATAAATACGTCAGTGAACCATGGATTTTTGTTTATAAACCTGGGGCTGGCGGCATTATCGGCTTTACTGAAATTGCCAAATCAAAGGCCGATGGATACACCATCGGCGGACTCAATATTCCCCATCTCTCCCTTCAGTCTCTTGCCCAGCGCGCGGCCTTCAATCCCGACAGTTTCGACTACATTGCTCAGGTCGTTAACGACCCGCAGTGTATTGCCGTGCTCAACTCCAGCAAGTTCAATTCGTTTTCTGAAATCATCGATTATGCCAGGGCCAACCCCAATAAAATCAAGGTGGGGCTGGTTGGTCCTTTAAGCGGGCACCATCTCATGTTTCTGGAATTCAACAAGCTTTTTCCCGATGTAAAATTGAGCCGTGTTTTTTACAAAGGCGCGGCAGACCAGAATGCTGCCCTGCTTGGTGGCGAGGTTGACCTTATTTTCGGCAATATCAATGACGTCATGCGCTCCATTGACGAGTTCAGGGTGCTCAATGTCGCAGCCGAAAGCCGCAATGATTTCCTGCCCGACGTGCCCACCCTGCGGGAAAGCAATATTGATCTTGTTTCCGACATCAGGCGCGTTTTTGCCGCCCCAAAGGGTGTGCCTGCCGAAAAACTTGAATACTTGCGCAAGATTTTCAAAAAAATATGCACCGACCAGGAGTACCTGGCTGATATGAAAAAAGCTGGTCAACCTGCGGAATACCTCGATGGTGATGCAACGCGGGCATACATCCAAAGCCAGCAAGCCAAGGCCCATAAAATGCTCGATGAGGCAGGGCTGCTGAAGTAACACCGGGCGGAGCGGGCGTTCTTTCGCTCGCTCCGTTTCCAAGGAGACGCAGATGACCGAATTTATTGTTCCATCCCTGCTCAATCTCGTTGATCCGCTGAATATTTTTCTTATGATTGCCGGTCTTACAGGCGGCATCGTCATAGGCGCACTGCCCGGTCTTTCAGCAACTATGGGCGTGGCCCTCATGGTTCCGGCCACTTTTGCCATGAATCCCACGTCGGGACTGATCAT contains the following coding sequences:
- a CDS encoding tripartite tricarboxylate transporter substrate binding protein, giving the protein MRIKTALPSLLFTLALILAAAPAYTAYPEKPVSMIIAFTAGGSSDVQARIMQKYWDKYVSEPWIFVYKPGAGGIIGFTEIAKSKADGYTIGGLNIPHLSLQSLAQRAAFNPDSFDYIAQVVNDPQCIAVLNSSKFNSFSEIIDYARANPNKIKVGLVGPLSGHHLMFLEFNKLFPDVKLSRVFYKGAADQNAALLGGEVDLIFGNINDVMRSIDEFRVLNVAAESRNDFLPDVPTLRESNIDLVSDIRRVFAAPKGVPAEKLEYLRKIFKKICTDQEYLADMKKAGQPAEYLDGDATRAYIQSQQAKAHKMLDEAGLLK